In a genomic window of Magnolia sinica isolate HGM2019 chromosome 16, MsV1, whole genome shotgun sequence:
- the LOC131229841 gene encoding protein PYRICULARIA ORYZAE RESISTANCE 21-like — translation MAVEISTLALNVDLDCHPCYQQMTKALCKFPEIQSQKFDEEQKKVIISGPFEPEKLIKKLCCKVGCKIIKGYVIILEQPKPAPPKPKPDESKPQPKPDKTPSKPVPLVPGPSLQWIPW, via the exons atggcAGTCGAG ATATCAACGTTGGCATTGAATGTTGATCTTGACTGCCATCCCTGCTACCAGCAGATGACAAAAGCTCTCTGCAAATTCCCTG AAATCCAGAGCCAGAAGTTTGACGAGGAGCAAAAGAAGGTGATCATATCCGGTCCGTTTGAACCCGAGAAGCTCATCAAGAAGCTCTGTTGCAAGGTCGGATGCAAAATCATCAAAGGCTACGTTATCATACTGGAACAACCTAAACCGGCCccacccaaacccaaacccgatgaATCTAAACCCCAACCCAAACCTGACAAAACTCCGTCAAAGCCCGTGCCACTAGTACCTGGACCG TCATTGCAATGGATCCCGTGGTAA